A window of Echeneis naucrates chromosome 13, fEcheNa1.1, whole genome shotgun sequence contains these coding sequences:
- the LOC115052587 gene encoding extracellular calcium-sensing receptor-like has product MPDLNSTYRPPPVNCNGFDPRAFRWAQTMRLAVEEVNQSPELLPNCTLGYKIFDSCAYPLTGQRAALAVLNGLSEDDSPTCSGASPLLAVVGESGSAQSIVVSRILQPFRIPMISYFSSCACFTDKKKYPTFFRVIPNDDYQVKAIAQMLVRFNWTWVGLVRGDHEYGRFAVQGLMKQLQGTKVCVAYQEMIPLLYNHQRALEIMQVMRTSSAKVVVVFSAEGEMTPFLRDYMIQNITGIQWVASEAWVTASVFTGSEYYPYLGGTIGFGIRKGHIPKLSSYLETVNPEMYPDNPLVQELWEALYGCRLSSALRSQMPPCSGQEPLLEQHSAYMNTSSPRVAYNVYKAVYAIAHSLHNLLLCRPGHGPFQNNSCAESDSIHPWQLQYYLQEVTFNIDGDEVDFDLKGDSIPYYDIINWQRGTGGNIEFVNVGLFDGTKPDGEELVIQEDRIMWAGHQSEVPVSVCSASCPPGSRKAVRRGEPVCCFDCVPCDSGKISNQTNSIECTSCPKDFWSNQDRAACIPKKVEYLSYDSLGIALTVISVLGAFLTLAVFAVFFYHRNTAVVRVNNSELSFFILLALTLCFLCSLVFIGKPTSWSCMLRHTAFSITFSLCISCILGKTLVVLAAFTATRPGNNIMKWLGIKQQRGIIFSCTLVQVVICAAWLIDAPPSPSRNTQYERSKIILECSVGSSLAFWCVLGYIGLQACLCFVLAFLARKLPGNFNEAKFITFSMLIFCAVWLAFIPAYISSPGNYSDAVESFAILASSFGLLFCLFAPKCYVILLKPEKNSKQHLMGKEKK; this is encoded by the exons ATGCCAGATTTGAACTCTACCTACCGACCACCACCAGTCAACTGCAATGG GTTTGATCCCAGAGCCTTCCGCTGGGCTCAGACTATGAGGTTGGCAGTAGAGGAGgtaaaccagagtccagagCTATTGCCCAATTGCACCCTTGGGTACAAAATCTTTGATTCATGTGCATATCCGCTCACTGGCCAGAGGGCTGCTCTGGCTGTGTTGAATGGGCTCAGTGAGGATGACTCTCCCACGTGCAGCGGTGCCTCTCCACTGCTGGCTGTTGTTGGGGAATCTGGATCTGCTCAGTCCATTGTGGTGTCAAGAATCCTCCAGCCATTCAGAATCCCAATG ATCAGCTACTTCTCTTCATGTGCatgtttcactgacaaaaaaaaatatcctaCCTTCTTCAGAGTAATCCCCAACGATGACTATCAG GTGAAGGCCATTGCACAGATGCTCGTGCGCTTTAACTGGACTTGGGTGGGGCTGGTGCGAGGGGACCACGAATACGGCCGCTTTGCTGTGCAAGGATTAATGAAACAATTGCAGGGAACCAAAGTCTGTGTAGCTTACCAAGAAATGATTCCTCTGCTCTACAATCACCAGAGGGCACTGGAGATCATGCAG GTGATGCGTACCTCCTCCGCtaaagtggtggtggtgttttcaGCTGAGGGGGAGATGACGCCTTTCTTAAGAGACTACATGATACAGAACATCACTGGGATCCAGTGGGTGGCAAGCGAGGCCTGGGTGACGGCATCTGTGTTCACAGGGAGCGAGTATTACCCCTACCTGGGGGGGACCATTGGCTTTGGCATCAGAAAAGGTCATATCCCCAAACTGAGTAGCTACCTGGAGACAGTGAACCCTGAGATGTATCCTGATAATCCTCTGGTGCAGGAGCTGTGGGAGGCGCTGTATGGGTGCAGGCTGTCTTCAGCCCTCCGCTCCCAGATGCCTCCCTGCTCGGGCCAGGAGCCCCTGTTGGAGCAGCATTCGGCCTATATGAATACATCCAGTCCTAGAGTGGCCTATAATGTCTATAAGGCTGTATACGCAATTGCACATTCCCTGCACAACCTCCTTCTCTGTCGACCAGGCCATGGGCCTTTCCAAAACAACTCATGTGCTGAAAGCGATAGCATACACCCATGGCAG CTTCAGTACTACCTCCAGGAAGTCACCTTTAACATTGATGGAGATGAAGTGGACTTTGACCTGAAGGGCGACTCCATACCCTATTATGATATCATCAACTGGCAGAGAGGCACAGGGGGGAACATTGAATTTGTCAACGTGGGGTTGTTTGATGGAACCAAGCCTGACGGCGAGGAGCTGGTGATCCAGGAGGACAGGATAATGTGGGCAGGGCATCAGAGTGAG GTGCCGGTGTCTGTATGTAGCGCCAGCTGTCCCCCGGGGTCCCGGAAGGCTGTCCGTCGTGGGGAGCCTGTCTGCTGCTTTGACTGTGTACCATGTGACAGTGGCAAAATTAGCAATCAGACAA ACTCAATAGAGTGCACATCTTGTCCAAAGGACTTCTGGTCAAACCAAGACAGAGCAGCTTGTATCCCCAAGAAGGTGGAGTACTTGAGCTACGATTCTTTGGGAATAGCTCTGACAGTGATCTCTGTGCTCGGTGCCTTCCTCACCCTAGCCGTCTTTGCGGTCTTCTTCTATCACAGAAATACAGCCGTTGTGCGTGTGAATAACTCTGAACTCAGTTTCTTCATCCTGTTAGCGTTGACTCTGTGCTTCCTCTGTTCTTTGGTTTTCATCGGAAAGCCAACGTCTTGGTCCTGCATGCTGCGCCACACTGCCTTTAGtatcacattttcactttgcatCTCCTGCATCCTGGGGAAAACTCTGGTGGTGTTGGCAGCTTTCACTGCCACCAGGCCCGGGAACAACATCATGAAATGGCTGGGGATCAAGCAGCAGAGGGGCATAATCTTCAGCTGCACTCTGGTTCAGGTGGTCATCTGTGCAGCCTGGCTCATCGATGCTCCCCCGTCTCCATCCCGAAATACACAGTACGAACGCTCAAAAATCATTCTGGAGTGCAGCGTGGGCTCTAGCCTGGCGTTCTGGTGTGTCCTGGGATATATTGGTCTGCAGGCCTGTCTTTGTTTCGTACTGGCTTTTCTGGCACGCAAGTTGCCTGGCAACTTCAACGAAGCCAAGTTTATCACTTTTAGCATGCTGATCTTCTGCGCTGTGTGGCTGGCATTCATCCCTGCCTATATCAGCTCCCCTGGAAATTACTCAGACGCAGTGGAGTCATTTGCTATTCTGGCTTCCAGCTTCGGCTTGTTGTTCTGCCTGTTTGCCCCAAAGTGTTACGTAATATTACTGAAGCCAGAAAAGAACTCTAAACAGCACCtaatgggaaaagaaaagaagtga